A window of the Nocardia sp. NBC_01329 genome harbors these coding sequences:
- a CDS encoding N-acetylglutamate synthase, CG3035 family — protein MTTDPHEPGDDVSITDIPIGERVVVRYRLPEGSTPPLTDVIGEVVETNPLTVLAADGHPVMIPAASVVALKSLTPRPIRNSEIRALETAAAFGWPGSEYAWIDGWLLRAGHGYTRRANSAVPIGDSSGPARITPDTLHRIGAWYASQGLPLQLALPDRLATVPPGWNSWGETRVLGIDLDNFVLPQGPSMVRIAPEPDISWLEIHRYRGDEPSGHTTTVPLPEVLSAVHDGQLGFASLGLPNPIAIARGALTTAADGRRWVGLTCVAVMAAHRRHGLAALVCGELLRWGHDRGATHAYVQVEAGNVEALELFGELGFLDHHSYRYAVPGSSGATP, from the coding sequence ATGACGACTGACCCGCACGAGCCCGGCGACGACGTCTCGATCACCGATATCCCGATAGGCGAGCGAGTGGTGGTGCGCTATCGGTTACCCGAGGGCAGCACTCCGCCGCTGACCGATGTGATCGGGGAGGTGGTGGAGACGAATCCGCTCACTGTCCTGGCCGCCGACGGGCATCCGGTGATGATCCCGGCCGCCAGTGTCGTGGCGTTGAAATCGCTGACACCCAGGCCGATTCGTAATTCGGAGATCCGCGCGCTGGAAACCGCGGCCGCGTTCGGCTGGCCCGGTTCCGAGTACGCCTGGATCGACGGCTGGCTGCTGCGCGCCGGGCACGGTTACACTCGGCGCGCCAATTCCGCTGTGCCCATCGGGGATTCCAGCGGCCCCGCCCGGATCACCCCGGACACCCTGCACCGGATCGGCGCTTGGTACGCCTCCCAGGGACTACCACTGCAACTGGCGCTACCGGACCGGCTGGCCACGGTGCCACCGGGCTGGAACAGCTGGGGTGAGACCCGCGTCCTCGGCATCGATCTGGACAATTTCGTGCTGCCGCAGGGTCCGTCCATGGTGCGTATCGCTCCCGAACCCGATATCTCGTGGCTGGAGATCCACCGCTATCGCGGCGACGAACCCAGCGGCCACACCACCACGGTGCCGCTGCCCGAAGTGCTCTCCGCCGTCCACGACGGGCAGCTCGGATTCGCCTCGCTGGGCCTGCCCAACCCCATCGCCATTGCCCGCGGCGCACTCACCACCGCCGCCGACGGCCGCCGCTGGGTCGGCCTGACCTGCGTGGCGGTCATGGCCGCCCATCGCCGGCACGGGCTGGCCGCACTCGTCTGCGGCGAACTGCTGCGGTGGGGTCACGACCGTGGCGCAACGCACGCGTACGTGCAGGTCGAGGCCGGTAACGTGGAGGCCCTGGAACTGTTCGGCGAGCTCGGCTTCCTCGATCACCACAGCTACCGCTACGCCGTCCCCGGCAGTTCCGGAGCCACGCCGTAA
- a CDS encoding peptide deformylase codes for MSILPIVIVGDPVLHGPTAPVTESPADLAGLITDMYETLDAANGVGLAANQVGVSKRLFVYDCPDRAEDGTVTVRRGAVINPVLETSAIPETMPDPDDDEEGCLSVPGEQYPTGRADWARVTGTDEHGEPVTVAGTGFFARMLQHEVGHLDGYLYIDVLVGRHARAAKKAVKRNGWGVPGLDWLPGSDPDPFGHDD; via the coding sequence ATGTCAATCCTGCCCATCGTGATCGTCGGCGACCCCGTGCTGCACGGCCCCACCGCGCCGGTGACCGAATCGCCGGCGGACCTGGCCGGGCTGATCACGGATATGTACGAGACCCTGGACGCCGCCAACGGTGTCGGCCTGGCCGCCAACCAGGTCGGAGTGTCCAAGCGTCTCTTCGTCTACGACTGCCCGGACCGAGCCGAGGACGGTACGGTGACGGTGCGGCGCGGAGCGGTGATCAACCCGGTGTTGGAAACCTCGGCGATCCCGGAGACCATGCCGGACCCCGATGACGACGAAGAGGGCTGTCTCTCGGTACCGGGCGAGCAGTACCCGACCGGCCGCGCCGATTGGGCCCGGGTCACCGGAACCGATGAGCACGGCGAACCGGTCACCGTGGCGGGCACCGGTTTCTTCGCCCGGATGCTGCAGCACGAAGTAGGCCATCTCGACGGCTACCTCTACATCGATGTCCTGGTCGGACGTCACGCGCGAGCGGCCAAGAAGGCGGTCAAACGCAACGGCTGGGGCGTCCCCGGCCTCGACTGGCTACCCGGTAGCGACCCGGACCCCTTCGGGCATGACGACTGA